The region tataaccgtggttttgaactctatatccagtagtttgctttcctccatttctttcatttgtgacatgtttctttgtctccgcattttggttgcttccctgtgttgatagagtggctttgtgtgctaggtgtcctgtagggcccagtggctcaggctTCCTAATTACCtgtggtggacactcttggtgcacccttttgtgggctgtgtggatagtcttgttgtaattaagccttgattgctgttggtatcattgGAAGGAGTTGatctccaggtcaattggctgtgaaaactagttgtgtctacaatgggagaactgctgtgctggagacacccttatggggtaggacttgcttcagtggggctttggcattcaaggagtctgccccctgagtgtgtcccttatggatcttaggagttgtaatctggtatggtctcactctgaccactggatacactggctcttggatctccaaggaggtgcaaagtcagccactgcctgaggccaccgagcaggagctacagagagatctgcggattcctcctctttgtttggggtttggaggtgctcagaggaggtgcaactgtgaagcaatgcaggctgccttcttttggaagctctggggctctttGACCCAGCTTCaatttgttaggttttagattgtaaaaggccaggccattcatatgcaaaagcctctgcgcacagcttgggtgggtttTAAATTGGGTGGGacggggtctctgggaatcaccagggcggagcagacagcaatggctgccagtcagccctgtccAGGAGAGGTCCCGGTGTCTCTGTGTCCCAgggccccgtgcaggaacaatgatcgctgcaagcacctctgtgagaaagcccCCCTCACATTCCAGTGGATGCCAGATAGTCCATTTTCTCCTggtgtgagtctgggtccccagagtcttgcccggaactggagttcacagcagttgggagcttgtatctccctcccgattgaaaaggaCAATAGcatacccagttgccagcccgtttcTGCGCCCACCTCCGTACCTATGCCCTTCTGCACCTCAGCACCTCCTGCCAGTCTCagtgcacttttctctttccttctacagtggggccttgacttatgagtttaattcgttccgtgacggagctcgtaactcagattactcgtatgtcaaatcattaaagtgaacaagtgagacacgtgatgccgggctgatgttgtggcgttcactgtgacgtttgctgtgccaactagcggtggggtatctgaagctggctcataacccgaattttagctcacaactcaaagcaaaaaattggccgagagacggctcgtatcttgaaaaactcgttagtcgggacactcgtaagtcaaggccccactgtagttgtataacttccactcagccagtcttcccgTGGCTCTGGATGATACctgtttgtcttttagttgtagttttgatatAGTCGTGCGAGGCAGCAAGTTtagatgtttacctatgccgacATCTTGGTTGTTctggtgtttcagatttcttagaatatattcctagaagtgggatcactcgGTGAattggcagttccatatttaattttttgaggaaactccatactgttttccataatggctgcaccagtgtgcatttccactagcagtgcactagggttcccttttctctctcttttttttttaatatattttactgattttttacagagaagaagggagagggatagagagttagaaacatcgatgagagagatcgatcagctgcctcctgcacaccccccagtggggatgtacccgcaaccaaggtacatgcccttgaccagaatcgaacctgggacctttgagtccgcaggccgacgctctatccactgagccagaccggttcagctagggttcccttttctccacatcctcatcaacacttactatttattgatttgttcatggtaaccattctgacaggggtgaggtgatacctcattgttgttttaatttgcatctctgatgatcagtgacttcgagcattttttcatatggctcttggccatctgtatgtcccctttggaaaagtatctatttaggtcctttgcccattttttaattggattgtttgtcttccttttgttaagttgtatgagttccttttatattttggatattaacactttatcagatgtatcattgccaaatatgttctcccatatagtgggctcACACACACATAAGTTGctttctgaattatttaagaataaattaCAGACATGGTGTCCCTTTGTTTCTACATATTTCAGGGTGTAGTTCCTAAAAAACAGGATTCATATATAATCACAGTACATTTATCAAAAtcaatagcaatattaaaaaatactgctgtctaattttattcagatttcatcATTTATATCAGTTATGTCCTTTATaggaaaaggaaatacaaattcaTGCATTTTCCATTCAGGTATCATATCTCTTTCGCCTGATATAACCTGgaatagtttatttatattttatgacagtccagttatttattgatttcagagaggaagggagagggagggagagagagatagaaacatcaatgatgataatcattgattggctgcctctgcacgccccacactgagggtcgagcccacaacccgggcatgtgccctgaccagaaattgatctgtgacctcctggtccataggtccacgctcaaccactgagccatgccagctgagcaaCAGGccagttattttataaaatttccctTAATTTGAGCTTGATATTTCCTTAATGTTTAGGTCAGTACATTATTtcgtgtgttttgtttgtttgttttttgttttgtttttttaatcctcaccagaggatatttttccattgatttttagagagaaattgtaagggagagagggaggggagggtggcggggggagggagggagggagggagggacggagggagggagggagggagggagggagggagggagatgtgaaagacacacatcaactggttgcctccaaccaaagcacatgcccttgacccggaatctaacccgagacccttcagtccgagggctgatgctctaactactgagcacctggccagggcagtttaTACATTCTTGATAGGAATACCCCAGGGAGTGATGCTGCGTTCTTTTCAGTACATCAGGAGACACATGCTGTCAAATAGTCACACTTCTGGCCTTGTGAACAGTGGTGACTTAGTTAAGAAGGTGGCTGGACTCCCACTGTAAGGTTGCTAGTTGGTGGCTCTTTTCTGTATGtcacatattttatatgtgtgtggATCTAGAAATGTGTTACTAAGAtgcaaattttcttttattaagtaCTTTATCTGAAAATCCATTGCTGTCCATATTCCTAACCTCTGTGTTACTAGGCTGCTTGCCATACTTAAGTgcatctctcctcccaccccaggcatGCCAAAAGAACAGAGAGAAGGGCTCCAGGAAGAACTGATCGACATCATCCTCCTCGTCTTGGAGCGCAACCCTCAGCTGCATTACTACCAGGGCTACCATGACATTGTGGTCACATTTCTGCTGGTGGTAGGAGAGAGTCTGGCAACATCCCTGGTAGAAAAAGTATCTACCCACCACCTCAGGTACCAGCACAGAGGGATATACGAGACTGGGCATCACTTCCCAAACTCCTCAGCCCATTTTCTAATCAGTGTTTTCAATGGTTTTAGCTCCATTTCATTCTCACCCTTACCTAAGTGTTTGGTCTGATCATACTGATTGAATTGTCTCCCTCTAGGGATTTCATGGATCCAACAATGGACAACACCAAACATATATTAAACTATCTAATGCCCATCATTGACCAGGTGAATCCAGAACTCCATGACTTCATGCAGAGGTATATATGTATCTGTATTTATgggtacacatacacacacaccccttcaacTTTTCTCTAGCCTTTATTTCTTCCTCACAAGTCTAGCtcatcattatctttttttttttagagtatttattttagatttttttttttaatatatttctttattgatttcagagaggaagggagaaggagagagagagagaaacatcaatgatgagagagaatcattgattggctgcctcctgcacaccccctactggggaacaagcctgcaacccaggcatgtgcccttggccgcaattgaacctgggacccctcagtccgcaggctgacgctctatccactaagccaagccagctagggccatcattatcttactagaggcccagtgaacgaattcgtgcatcaatggggtccctcagcctggcctatgccctctcacagtctaagacccctcaggggatgtcagactgccggttttggccctgTAGGGATCAGGCAgttcgacatcccccaaggaataTAGTAGTGTACAAAGccgcaggtggccagggaggagctcaagccccaggccaggcaccatgccacacccgctcatcccagccccactgtttCTGCCACCGCCACCATCACAGCTGCGCTTACCACcctgagcctggcatctggtgcCCGTTGgccagctgagcggcgctcccactgtgggaacacaccaccaaggggcagctcctgtgttgagcgtctgccccccggtggtcagtgcacatcatagtaaccggTTGAtcagtcattcggtcacttagacTTTCAGATAGATAGAAAggtagatggatgatagatatagatactgattttctgagttttcttttgtttaaaatatatttttattgatttcagagaggaagggagcgggagaaagatagaaacatcaatgatgagagagaatcattaattatttgctgccccacactggggattgagcccgcatcctgggcatgtgccctgaccaggaatcaaaccataacctcctggttcataggccgacactcaaccactgaaccacgctggccgggcctgaATTATTCTCTCTAGTTAACCAGCAAGCTGGATAATTCAGTTCTGTACACAGTCTTAGAGCACATTGGGTGCCTGCTCTTTTGGGGATACAAGAGATGTGACAGCTCATTCCTTTGAGGAGTTTACATCTAGAGGGAGTAGGTGGACAAGTTAAGTATGCCAAGGTAGACTTTGAGGTTATTGCCACAAGAGAACTACAGAGTCCTGTAGGATCCAGAGGTAAGAAAAACAAGGCCATGTGTGGGTGGTAATATTTACCAAGTACCAAGGAGAAGAAATATTTCTTTGCaaatttcatatgatttttatttctcttctgtttaGTTGGAAATTTATCCTTGGCCAATgcctgactttttttaaaaaatttttttgattgatttttagaaagagagaaagggagagaaacatcgctttgttgttccacttacctatgcattcattggttgatttttgtatgtgtcatgactggggatcgaacctgcagcctcgGTGTATGGAGACAACGCTCTAACcgactgagcaacccagccaggaccTTTTCCTTTCACATAAGAGCTATGTCTTAACATGTTTCAGTCACCACATGTTAACTAAAAAATTAACAGAGTTGTTTTCAAGCCTGAGAATATGTACCTGTGCCCCGCAAAAGAGCATGACTTTTTCAGAAGGAAAATTATGGTATAGTTTCCTGCACATAGGTACTTTTTGTCCCTGTAGTAGACATTTGTTGGTCATTAGAGCAACTAGTGAAGTAAGGCAATCAGGAACCTATTGTAGTATTAATACCATGATGAGGGGTACAATTTGAAGACTTTGTGTTTTTTTGAGGAGAAAATGCTGAATTCCTAGGTGGCTGAATTTCCCATAAAGTACATTTCCCAAATGCTTCCTTCTCATCGCACTGGGGACAAAGAGGGcccagaaaaagggaaaggatGACTCAGCAGGGAACCTAACATCTGGATTTCCTTGTTTCTAGTGCTGAGGTTGGGACCATCTTTGCCCTCAGCTGGCTCATCACCTGGTTTGGGCACGTCCTGTCTGACTTCAGACACGTGGTGCGGTTATACGACTTCTTCCTGGCCTGCCACCCCCTGATGCCCATTTACTTTGCAGCTGTGGTAGGTACAGGCCATACGCCAGCAGCTAGGTTCACATCACCCATTCCAGCTTGATCATTTTGCCTAAAGGGAAACCTGGTGGTTATGGAAAGATGCAGAAGACCCCATTTCCCAGACTGGTGTGCCTGGACACCATTTTGTACAATGGGAATGGGAATGTCATAGGGAAAAAAATGTTCTGTGTAACACTAAGGTTGGGAAATGTTGGTTAAATGAAGATAAACAGATTTGTTTATTacgagactagaggcccgatgcacgaaatttgtgcgaagagctcggccctcacagccccagctgcctcggccagcccttgcagccttggccagcccttgcagccttggccagcccttgcagccccagcttcttccggaaggtcgttcggctgttcggtctaattagcatattagctctttattatataggattcttctgAACATTTAAAGTGCTCCCCCCACTTGAATTCTGTGTTCTTATTGTCATCTTCTGGAATGAGTGCAAATTGCCAACTTTGGGTTTAAGAAAAGACAGGCTGTGGTATTATGATAGAAAATTGAGATGGTTTGGGGGTGCTCCAGTTATGAGAGGGCCTGAATCATTGGGGtagtgtgggggcggggggaaggtgTGGGCTCACGGGCACTCTTCATTGTTCTTTAATGAGAGCAAGACCATTCTTTCTACTGTTTGAACCATTATTTTCTGTGCTGGCACTCCAGGAATCTTCCAGGAatccctctcctcttcttcctcctaaaAGAATCTCCTTCATTTAAAGGTCAGTCTTTCACATGAGAGGGTAGAAGTTTGCCTCCAACAGGAAGACCCAGCCCAGTAGGAAAAGTACTCAGATATGTCCATTATATGTCCTAGATGGCTACAAGAGTTTGCCGAACATTTGGTGTGAGCCCTGTCACCAGTTTAAATTCATCTCTAAGGAGAATGAAATGCACATGGCCAAGCCCTTGTATGTTCTGGTCCCTGATGGAAGGCCTTGCTCTCCACAGATCGTGTTGTATCGAGAAGAggaagtcctggattgtgactGTGACATGGCCTCGGTTCACCACCTGTTGTCCCAGATCCCTCAGGACCTGCCCTATGAGATGCTGATCAGTAGAGCCGGAGACCTTTTTGTTCAGTTTCCCCCATCTAGACTTGCTTGGGAAGCAGCTGCCCAACAGGAAGCCAACAAGTGAGTGGACCCAAGCCactggttgggggtgggaggtgttTGTTAGTGAGCAGAAGTGATGGAAGATGGTGTCTGGTCcggacagggctggggatgtgTCCAGAGTTCTAAGCTTATGCCAGCAGAATCCCTACTTCAGTTTTGATGGGTCTTTTTGAAGAGTTTCTGAGCAGTGGATGGCTCTGCCCTCAACCTATGTAATctagtttttctttccttccttctctatttctttcataTTATTCCTTTTTCCTGTCTCCTTTTCTCCAGAACGGCAGCCTCTACCTTCAAAGACTTTGAGCTGGCATCCACCCAGCAGAGGCCTGACATGGTACTGCGGCAGCGGTTTCGGGGACTGCGGACTGAGAATCGGACAAAAGACGTCCTGACCAAACCAAGGACCAACCGCCTTGTGAAACTGGCGGTGATGGGGCTGACGGTGGCACTTGGAGCAGCCGCTCTGGCTGTGGTGAAAAGTGCCCTGGAGTGGGCCCCTAAGTTCCAGCTGCAGCTGTTCCCCTAAATGCCAGAGAAGATTCTCCCTCTGGCATTACGTGAAGGTCTCGCCCTTCCATGGAaggatggggaggggtgggatgtCCTTTATTAAAAGGGTTTCTGTCAAGGGTTTTGTATTCCTACCACCCTTCCCTGCCACTCCGTGGTTTGCCTTTGCTTCAGAGGCCAGTAGCAGAACCTGTGTGACACTGGGCACTTGGGGCCTGGGCATAGAGCTCTCCTCCTTCACAGGGGGCTTCGGAGTGCTCTCACTGCCTCCTCTTGTGTTGGAGGAAGTGGGGTTTTAGCTCCCAGCTGCCTTTGGAACCTGCTGGGCCTTGTCTCTGGGACCTTTTGGCTGCTGCCTGGTAGTAAGCTGGACCTTTGAATACCCGCCTCACAGCTCCTCCTGTTCTGTCTGCTTTGGCCAAAGAAGTCGGACGGTAGAATGAAGGCAAGGGGGCAGAGAAGCTAGCCCAGGAATAAGATTGGCCCCTGTTAAGAGCAGCTCTATTAGCTGGTCAGAAATCAAAGAGACAGATGGGAACTAGGTTACTGGGTAACTCCTACTGCTTTTCAGTCTAGAAATCACAGTATTTTCAGACAAACAGGAAGGAATGTTAAATTGTAGGGCCCAGACATAGACTGGTTTtgcctacctttttttttttttttttttaatcctcacccgaggatatttttccattgatttttagagagtggaagagagggaaagacaaatatcaatgtgagagaaacacatcgcttggttgcctcccgcatgtgccttgaccagggcccgggctggggagcagcctgcaaccaaggtacgtgcccttgattggcaTGGAGCCCGGgaccctctggtctgcaggctgatgctctgtctactgagccagaccagccaaggcagggattttttatttttaatcctcactccgAGGACATGTTCCTTGACtctagggagagaggaatggagaaggagtgaaacatcaatgtgagagaaacatcaataggttgcctccctcactcgccttgactggggatcaaacccgcaacctaggtgtgtgccctgaccgggaatcgaatctgtaacccctttggtgcacgggatgatgctccaaccaactgaaccacccagcctgacttgtctgccttttttttcccccacctatTCTCTTCCACAAGCCACACAACGTTGCTTTAAAAAAGAtacttttattactatttttagaaTTATGTAATACCCAATATATAAAGCAGCCTcgctttaaaaataatagttccTTCATGGAAAAAAATAGTTCCCATCGGAAGGATGAGCTGCTGTTTGGAAACTGGCCCACACTCCCAAAGTGCCCTCCTTGTGTCTCCCTTTCCCGTCTCCCTCAGATCACCTGTCCAGTCCAAACAGGCACCGACTCACTACCAGGGCTTCGTTTGGGGGTTTGACTTATCGCCTTCACTGCGGTCTCTCCTTCCCGGTTGGAAATGTCAGTGGAGACGTTCAGCACCCAGAAAGGGACAGGCTGCAGCCTGAAGGGCGGCAGGAGCCGGAACAGGCCGCTCCTCACTGTGGCCTGAGGCAGCAGCCCTGGACAGCTTTTCCTGTGAGCCACGCCAGCTGTTGTAGACAAGCTCCGGCTTGGAAAAAAAGTGCCTTTTGCTTTAGAGAATCGGGGTATATAGTGTGAAGCAGCCATGCACTTGTACTTTCATGGTCTCTCCAGCACTGTTCTGTCTTGACAAGTGTTTTAATGTGAACATGTCAGAAGCACTCTAGCCACTCTGCTCAGACCTCCCCTCCTTCCCGTGTGCCCTGTGTGCAGAGTGGAGGGCATGCAGCGTGCCAGGCAGCTGGCAAGCCCAGAGACATTAGGAGAGGCGTCTAGACTTAAGTTACGCTCAGCACTTTAGAACCAAAAAAGCTCAGTGACGGGTCATTCTCCATAGCAGGAGTCCCACCTGGGGTGAGTGTGGTGTGGATGGATTAATCCAGAAAGTGGAAGATACATCAAGACAAAGGAAATTCAGGATCCAGAGGTGGTGATGTGACAGATACTCCCAGTCTTCTCCCTCAGCAAGTTTGTCCTCTTGTTACAAatggacagcagcagcagcacctcctGCCACAGCACTCGGGCCTGTCTGTAATACTGAAGGAATtgatggggagagggaaggaggtgcaTACGATCAGGGTCCCGCGACCACAGCTTTTTGGAACCCAGGAAGCAAGTGGCATTTGCTTCAGTTGTGGCCTAAGAAGGAACAAGTTCATTTGTGTGATAAGCTTTGCTGACATCAGGATTCACCTTGTCGATGAGAAGAAACCATTATCTTTTTATCTTCAGGTGGTTTACTATTCTGTAAAGAATATCTGTAAATACTTTGTACAGAGCCATGTATGAAATACACAGCCATATGTGGTTACTAatctctctgtccttctgtcCTGTCTGCCACTTGGTAGGAGTAGACTCTGGTCTTAGACAAATGGCTTGATGCTCCCCGCCTTCCACCCCGGCCGGGGACTGTGCTCTGGTCTCTGGACTCCTGGTCAGCCTTGAGTTGCCTGGAGAGCTGGGATGATACCTGCAAGTCCTCTTTCTATTTCACCTGCAATGAGTATGATCTGCACACTCCGGCCGCGGCTAGGTGCCCCTGGTTAGTCAAGCAGCAGAAGTGGTGTGGGGTGTGAGCTGGGCAATCTTGACTTTTTCACACTGGTCTGGGATGCCCTCGTTTCCAAAGGCTGACACTCGGGTTTGGAACCTAACCAGAGCCTAGTGGACATAACTTTGCCTCCACGTGTAATTCCTGTCCCAGAGGAGCTGTGAGCGCTTTTTCTGGCCAAGCTTTTCCAACATGACACTCCCAGCAGTTGAGTATTGGTAACCAGAACAGTTGCCAAGTGCCTGTTGCCACCATCCTGTGGATAGGCCGATCACAGGCAAGAATCCATGTCGTCTGGGATGTTTATTGATGTTTATTAATATTTCCCTGTcccagatggggggaggggagagtgccCAAGGCTGAACAGCATCACAGCCCCCTGACCTTGTCCCAGCACTGTAGCCAGCTGCCCGTGCTGCCCCCCGACCTGACGCGGAGAATGCAGAGCTGGGACACAGGTCAGGACCCTGTGGCCTCTGGGAGCTCACACCGGAGTTGCATTGAAGGAACAGTTTGTTTGGGTGGCAGATTCACTGGCAGTTTCATGGGAATTGAGTGTAAAAAGTAGAATTTTGAAAATGGGAACATTGAAGGAAAGGTGTACATTGTATGagaaatatttgtgttttttctgTTTCCCTAAAATTCTTGGAATTTCCTGACAGGAGTATCTTTTGTGCTTCATGATTCCCTTGCAGTCCCACCTGAGTTTATGCTAACAAGATGGCTCACAGTGGGACTGCTAGATGTTCTCAGAATGGGGCAGGTCCCCGAAAGGCCAAAGTGGTGAGTGGGGACttttggccccatcccctggCCTCCTAGGAGGAGAGGAAAGGCTGGAGATTGAACTCCACAACTTTGATTCAGATTCTAGGAGCTGCTGGGTTGGTGAACGCATCAAAATGCTGGGAGGGTCTGCATTTTCCAACATAAACCCTCTCCCCATACCTTCTCTATTCATTTCTTCCATTGAGCCGTTTCTGAGTTATATCCTTTATTAAAAATCGGTAAACAcgtgttttcctgagttctgtgagccctACTAGCAAATGATTGAATCTGAGGGGGAGTGGTAGGAACCGCTGAATTTGAAGTTGGCCAGGAAGAAGTGTGGGTAGCCTGGGCACCGTTTGCggttggcatctgaagtggggcagtcttgtgggactgagccctatGATTTGTGGGATCTGACGTTAACCAGGTAGGGTCAGGATTGAATTGTTGGACGCCCGTTGGTGCTGGAGGATTGGAGAAGTGCAAGGCTGAGgggaaagaaatatgaaaataacaGCTGAGTGAAGTGTGTGGGTGTCTGTAGACAGCAGAGCCCAAGAGGACCAGAGTTTGGGGTCTGTGGATGGAGAGGGCAGTGGCAGGGGAAGGTCCTTAGGGTTCAGTCTGGGACAACTTTGAGCTGGGGAGGAGAGTGGGACtttaggtccgtggtcggcaaactggctcgCAAGCCAcctacggctctttggccccttgagtgtgactcttccacaaaataccatgtgcgggcgcgcacatacagtgcgattgaaacttcgtggcccatgcacagaagtcggtattttgtggaagagccacactcaaggggccaaagagccgcatgtggctcacgagccgccgtttgccgaccactgctctaggtgatttGGGGGTGAAGATGGGCCCAAAACTGGGTCCAGAGAGAATTATTGGTAGCATCATGGCAAGTGTGTTACTTCATGGCAGTTTGAGCTGCTGCAAGTTCAACATCTGTGAGACTCATTGTCAATAACAGTAAGATAGGGATAGTCCAGTCCCATCTCACACGGACGGTAATGAAATGATGTTTGGGAAAATGCTTTACAAACTGAGGTCATGCCAGTGTTTTGATTCCATTTTGGTGAACAGTTTAAGAATAAATGCCTTTAGCCAGCCCTGTGCATGGGACCCATGTTCGTTCAGAGATTAAGTGGTGACTAAAAGGAATAGGCCAAAGGCTTTTGCCAAATTGAACCAAGAGATGATGGGCCTGAGGCTCAGCCTGACTGTCCTTTCCCTGCCCTGCTGTCCTTCGTGTTTTCTGTGGCTCCTGCTGCCTTTTTTCCTGTCTTCACAAAGGCCCTCAACTTGCTAGCAGTATTTTTCCCAGACTTGCATATGGTTGGAATTTGCCCAGGAGCCTTTGTGAGCCAGCAAGGCTGTGGGCTTGCCTCCAGCTTCCTGCTTTTGAGCGAGTGGCTTTTATGCCAGCCCAACACTAGAGGTAGACACGTGCAGCTCTGACATGGGCTGTGGCAcgtcctccacccctgcccatagcagcagcagcagctctttATCTGAGCAGTGGGCTTCCACTTGCTTTTTCCTGTCTGGGAGACAAAGACTGTCACACAAATATATTTGGGGCCTCCTGCTGCTTCCTTGGGGAGGTAATTTAAGTCTAAAGCTCATGGGGCTTGGTTTCAAGTCTGCTCTGGCCAGTTGGCGATGGACTCTCAagagctggggcctgggcctggggtggcCCCTTGGAAGAGGATGGCACTTCCCCTTGATCCTGCAAGAGAGCACTTGTGAACCTCACCCCCTGGTACATTGAGTGTGGCACTGGAGGCTAGAACCCTGGGGCTGCCCTGACCCCCCATTTTGGCTGCAGCAGACTCATTCCCTGTCCGTGCTGGCGTGGATGGAGTGGGCCAAGGGAGAGACGTAGCCAACAAAGCTCCCTGTGCCTGTCTTGTCCTTATTTTGATGCAGCCACAGGTAAATACCGCAACACCTCTTAATATTTGTGGGGGAAGGAAAGGCAGGGCATTGAAAAGACCTGTTAGCAGTTGCATCCTCTGAACCAAGAGAAtggtctgcttttctcttgtGCCCCAGCCCCTAAGGCAGAGGTGGGGGAACGTCcagccctcaaaatcatttggtctg is a window of Myotis daubentonii chromosome 8, mMyoDau2.1, whole genome shotgun sequence DNA encoding:
- the TBC1D20 gene encoding TBC1 domain family member 20 isoform X5, with the translated sequence MAISEGGLLTDEMRRKVWPKLLNVNINDPPPISGKNLRQMSKDYQQVLLDVRRSLRRFPPGEKLSPSVLLYGGMPKEQREGLQEELIDIILLVLERNPQLHYYQGYHDIVVTFLLVVGESLATSLVEKVSTHHLRDFMDPTMDNTKHILNYLMPIIDQVNPELHDFMQSAEVGTIFALSWLITWFGHVLSDFRHVVRLYDFFLACHPLMPIYFAAVIVLYREEEVLDCDCDMASVHHLLSQIPQDLPYEMLISRAGDLFVQFPPSRLAWEAAAQQEANKTAASTFKDFELASTQQRPDMVLRQRFRGLRTENRTKDVLTKPRTNRLVKLAVMGLTVALGAAALAVVKSALEWAPKFQLQLFP
- the TBC1D20 gene encoding TBC1 domain family member 20 isoform X7, translated to MASPSAQGDVPTSSHWDDGAETAGKNLRQMSKDYQQVLLDVRRSLRRFPPGMPKEQREGLQEELIDIILLVLERNPQLHYYQGYHDIVVTFLLVVGESLATSLVEKVSTHHLRDFMDPTMDNTKHILNYLMPIIDQVNPELHDFMQSAEVGTIFALSWLITWFGHVLSDFRHVVRLYDFFLACHPLMPIYFAAVIVLYREEEVLDCDCDMASVHHLLSQIPQDLPYEMLISRAGDLFVQFPPSRLAWEAAAQQEANKTAASTFKDFELASTQQRPDMVLRQRFRGLRTENRTKDVLTKPRTNRLVKLAVMGLTVALGAAALAVVKSALEWAPKFQLQLFP
- the TBC1D20 gene encoding TBC1 domain family member 20 isoform X1, whose translation is MASPSAQGDVPTSSHWDDGAETAGFNAKRKKKVAKIYQALNSDPTDVAALRRMAISEGGLLTDEMRRKVWPKLLNVNINDPPPISGKNLRQMSKDYQQVLLDVRRSLRRFPPGEKLSPSVLLYGGMPKEQREGLQEELIDIILLVLERNPQLHYYQGYHDIVVTFLLVVGESLATSLVEKVSTHHLRDFMDPTMDNTKHILNYLMPIIDQVNPELHDFMQSAEVGTIFALSWLITWFGHVLSDFRHVVRLYDFFLACHPLMPIYFAAVIVLYREEEVLDCDCDMASVHHLLSQIPQDLPYEMLISRAGDLFVQFPPSRLAWEAAAQQEANKTAASTFKDFELASTQQRPDMVLRQRFRGLRTENRTKDVLTKPRTNRLVKLAVMGLTVALGAAALAVVKSALEWAPKFQLQLFP
- the TBC1D20 gene encoding TBC1 domain family member 20 isoform X3, encoding MVAEPHPLWGGRRDSAPAHLNGGIGSENWARLRPARSCPATSTDSCHLPGCRAGAQTSAIAALTSVVEKPTTDEQGLPTSAAGCQAVLTAVSSWSMKRGELLTENQLPWQISMPKEQREGLQEELIDIILLVLERNPQLHYYQGYHDIVVTFLLVVGESLATSLVEKVSTHHLRDFMDPTMDNTKHILNYLMPIIDQVNPELHDFMQSAEVGTIFALSWLITWFGHVLSDFRHVVRLYDFFLACHPLMPIYFAAVIVLYREEEVLDCDCDMASVHHLLSQIPQDLPYEMLISRAGDLFVQFPPSRLAWEAAAQQEANKTAASTFKDFELASTQQRPDMVLRQRFRGLRTENRTKDVLTKPRTNRLVKLAVMGLTVALGAAALAVVKSALEWAPKFQLQLFP
- the TBC1D20 gene encoding TBC1 domain family member 20 isoform X6 — translated: MASPSAQGDVPTSSHWDDGAETAGKNLRQMSKDYQQVLLDVRRSLRRFPPGEKLSPSVLLYGGMPKEQREGLQEELIDIILLVLERNPQLHYYQGYHDIVVTFLLVVGESLATSLVEKVSTHHLRDFMDPTMDNTKHILNYLMPIIDQVNPELHDFMQSAEVGTIFALSWLITWFGHVLSDFRHVVRLYDFFLACHPLMPIYFAAVIVLYREEEVLDCDCDMASVHHLLSQIPQDLPYEMLISRAGDLFVQFPPSRLAWEAAAQQEANKTAASTFKDFELASTQQRPDMVLRQRFRGLRTENRTKDVLTKPRTNRLVKLAVMGLTVALGAAALAVVKSALEWAPKFQLQLFP
- the TBC1D20 gene encoding TBC1 domain family member 20 isoform X2, translating into MASPSAQGDVPTSSHWDDGAETAGFNAKRKKKVAKIYQALNSDPTDVAALRRMAISEGGLLTDEMRRKVWPKLLNVNINDPPPISGKNLRQMSKDYQQVLLDVRRSLRRFPPGMPKEQREGLQEELIDIILLVLERNPQLHYYQGYHDIVVTFLLVVGESLATSLVEKVSTHHLRDFMDPTMDNTKHILNYLMPIIDQVNPELHDFMQSAEVGTIFALSWLITWFGHVLSDFRHVVRLYDFFLACHPLMPIYFAAVIVLYREEEVLDCDCDMASVHHLLSQIPQDLPYEMLISRAGDLFVQFPPSRLAWEAAAQQEANKTAASTFKDFELASTQQRPDMVLRQRFRGLRTENRTKDVLTKPRTNRLVKLAVMGLTVALGAAALAVVKSALEWAPKFQLQLFP